A genomic segment from Bacteroidota bacterium encodes:
- a CDS encoding transposase, with amino-acid sequence MVALVQVIDKSNTGKGDANPPFEWKVKMLFLQYAFNLSDEELEDQLIDRLSFQKFESVLPKRYRTSPPCGTLRGLSEASTDGPHILRHQPSVGTTWFDVKKRNDSGCHHPRVSQQAIEQKSADWPSSPCSNRYRCPSTEKTA; translated from the coding sequence TTGGTCGCCTTGGTGCAGGTAATAGACAAGAGTAACACTGGTAAGGGGGACGCAAACCCTCCGTTTGAATGGAAAGTAAAAATGTTGTTCCTGCAATATGCTTTCAATTTAAGCGATGAAGAACTAGAAGATCAGTTGATAGACCGATTGAGTTTTCAAAAATTTGAATCAGTTTTGCCCAAGAGATACCGGACTTCACCACCCTGTGGCACTTTAAGAGGCCTTAGTGAAGCATCAACTGATGGACCGCATATTCTCCGGCATCAACCATCAGTTGGAACTACATGGTTTGATGTTAAAAAAAGGAACGATAGCGGATGCCACCATCCTAGAGTCAGCCAACAGGCCATTGAGCAAAAAAGCGCGGATTGGCCGTCAAGCCCGTGTTCAAATAGATACAGATGCCCAAGCACCGAAAAGACGGCATAA
- a CDS encoding transglycosylase SLT domain-containing protein, with the protein MMKRTSFKGLLAIFLGLAFVPAFGNNEGSKASCATDPVIMMLDSMSYSLFTRDKFFVTDEQLVASIDMPQSAIPRFTDKQIEEKMRLIPSMVPLQYNSTVKQFIDFFAYKRRGLMARCLANSQIYFPIFEEILDRKGIPIEFKYLPIVESAFNPVAVSRAGATGLWQIMYGTGTMLGLKTNSYIDERRDPIKATEAAADYLLKLYEMYGDWHLVLAAYNSGPGNVNKAIARSGGIKNFWAIMNYLPAETRSYVPTYIAAVYVMNNYADYKLVSAEPRRELYIVDTVVISAKVRLEHISNTLNIPLDELQFLNPSVRAGIVPYTQNGFPLNLPVKYFTLFEAKETEIMVDSALIIKEIQPVFSMGRTVYHKVKSGESLGKIAAKYGVSASTIKRDNRLKSSAVYNGQKLKIVIQAAVTESPNYARAFAPKVIERPSEILMSDSIQAAIMTADSIDHATSEKVEDTVETVQVTQSAPAITMDKSCHCVKHVVQPGDTLWSIANRYDGVSVDKLKADNSNVLSRPIRVGDVLKIFM; encoded by the coding sequence ATGATGAAACGTACATCTTTCAAGGGACTTTTGGCAATATTTTTGGGGCTGGCTTTTGTTCCAGCTTTTGGTAATAATGAGGGGTCGAAAGCCTCTTGCGCCACCGACCCGGTGATTATGATGCTGGACAGTATGTCCTATTCGCTTTTTACGCGCGATAAGTTTTTTGTGACGGACGAGCAGTTGGTGGCGAGTATTGATATGCCTCAAAGTGCTATTCCGCGGTTTACCGATAAGCAGATTGAGGAAAAGATGAGGCTGATTCCGTCTATGGTGCCGCTCCAATATAACAGCACGGTGAAGCAGTTTATAGATTTCTTTGCCTATAAGCGTCGTGGTTTGATGGCGCGTTGTCTGGCCAATTCGCAGATTTATTTTCCGATTTTTGAAGAGATATTGGATAGAAAAGGGATTCCGATTGAGTTTAAATATTTGCCGATTGTTGAGTCGGCTTTCAATCCGGTAGCGGTTTCGCGGGCGGGTGCTACTGGCTTGTGGCAGATTATGTATGGCACGGGCACGATGTTGGGGTTGAAGACCAATTCATACATTGACGAGCGCCGCGACCCGATAAAGGCGACGGAGGCAGCAGCAGATTATTTGTTGAAGTTGTATGAAATGTATGGCGACTGGCACCTAGTGTTGGCGGCGTATAATTCGGGGCCGGGGAATGTGAACAAAGCTATTGCCCGTTCGGGAGGTATCAAGAATTTCTGGGCGATTATGAATTATCTGCCGGCTGAAACGCGCAGTTATGTGCCTACATACATCGCGGCGGTGTATGTGATGAATAATTATGCAGATTATAAATTGGTTTCTGCCGAGCCGAGAAGAGAATTGTATATCGTGGATACGGTAGTGATTTCTGCCAAGGTGCGGTTGGAGCATATTTCTAACACGCTGAATATTCCTTTGGATGAATTGCAGTTTCTAAATCCGAGCGTTCGCGCAGGCATTGTTCCCTATACGCAAAATGGTTTTCCACTCAACCTTCCGGTCAAATACTTCACTTTATTTGAAGCAAAGGAAACTGAGATTATGGTGGACTCGGCTTTGATTATCAAAGAAATTCAACCGGTGTTCAGCATGGGTCGCACAGTGTATCACAAGGTGAAAAGCGGCGAAAGTTTAGGAAAGATTGCGGCTAAGTATGGAGTATCGGCCAGCACCATTAAAAGAGATAATCGTTTAAAAAGTTCGGCCGTATATAACGGACAAAAATTAAAGATTGTGATTCAGGCTGCAGTTACCGAATCGCCAAACTATGCACGGGCTTTTGCACCGAAGGTCATTGAACGGCCTTCAGAAATTCTGATGAGTGATTCAATTCAGGCGGCGATCATGACTGCGGACAGTATAGATCATGCGACTTCAGAAAAAGTGGAAGACACGGTTGAAACGGTTCAGGTGACTCAAAGCGCTCCGGCAATCACGATGGATAAAAGTTGCCATTGCGTGAAACACGTGGTGCAACCGGGCGATACGCTTTGGAGCATCGCCAATCGTTACGACGGCGTGAGCGTTGATAAACTCAAAGCAGATAACAGCAACGTTCTCAGCCGCCCGATCAGGGTAGGTGATGTGTTGAAGATTTTCATGTAG
- a CDS encoding carboxypeptidase regulatory-like domain-containing protein translates to MGTTQVNRLYGGIKDSRMVEEAQVMHELFVDDTADFIGFDADFGGSFETDFQAKLTAAMNIETDETVQDQIQQLTEEMQTRWDECKAQYQNVKYFIEKAFPNKKSVWNEFGNDDYKIMDTQQSKVNEFMTAFIAALGKYSVELAAVNIPAGVVSDATLSLTAFNVANTAQNKAIKERPTKTQSRIGVYNDLWMVLQVISRASKTLYKDDYAKRHEYLLPGPYNNIQEGDEFKITGVVKNLVTGVPEEGVEVKLANVDLVSVTDSTGTFVFVDGVPTGNDSLIATKEHHKTATKNIVIEAHKKLVTNIDIEPDNT, encoded by the coding sequence ATGGGAACGACACAGGTAAATAGGCTTTATGGCGGCATCAAAGACTCGCGGATGGTGGAAGAGGCGCAAGTGATGCACGAATTATTTGTTGATGACACGGCAGATTTTATCGGCTTCGATGCCGATTTTGGCGGCAGTTTTGAAACAGATTTTCAGGCCAAACTTACGGCGGCGATGAACATCGAAACCGACGAAACGGTGCAAGACCAGATTCAACAGTTGACCGAAGAAATGCAAACCCGATGGGATGAATGCAAGGCGCAATATCAAAACGTAAAATATTTTATCGAAAAGGCTTTCCCGAATAAAAAATCGGTGTGGAACGAGTTCGGAAATGATGATTATAAAATCATGGATACACAGCAGAGCAAGGTCAATGAATTTATGACTGCCTTTATCGCCGCGCTCGGAAAATACAGTGTGGAGTTGGCGGCGGTCAATATTCCGGCTGGTGTCGTGTCCGATGCGACCTTGTCGCTCACCGCCTTTAATGTGGCCAACACGGCGCAGAACAAAGCCATCAAAGAGCGGCCTACAAAAACGCAGTCGCGCATTGGTGTTTATAATGATTTATGGATGGTGTTGCAGGTCATCAGCCGCGCCAGCAAAACACTTTATAAAGACGACTATGCCAAGCGGCACGAGTATTTATTGCCCGGTCCGTACAACAATATTCAAGAGGGCGATGAATTTAAGATAACCGGTGTGGTGAAGAATCTGGTGACCGGTGTGCCGGAAGAAGGTGTAGAGGTGAAACTGGCCAATGTAGATTTAGTAAGCGTTACAGACAGCACCGGTACCTTCGTCTTTGTGGACGGGGTGCCTACCGGTAACGATTCGCTGATTGCCACGAAGGAACATCATAAAACTGCTACGAAAAATATTGTCATCGAGGCACACAAGAAATTGGTGACCAACATAGATATAGAACCGGATAATACGTAG
- a CDS encoding PKD domain-containing protein, with protein MKRILTILFFGGILFQGRVLAQVQALSIADSLVSCGKLTVTFQDVSTGNPTSCSWDFGDGTSPIQNCGTLTHTYTAPGVYNVVHSVSDGTNTSTESILIRVYRGPQAEFVSFDLSGCSPHCATFTNQTIVGESAISQVVWDYQDPSPTTNYNGSHCYNNPGSYRVSLFVRDINGCESKIVKDNYIAVRPRPRVTLTANPAFSCNAPWNVVLTATITSPTTPDYTYKFFVLGTGTPRVVGPTSATSATISNIYPNGIYNAYVEVEDANGCKDTSFFRIEITDLVAGFRPANDSGCVGVPIQFCDTSNFASSWDWDWGDGSAHSTVKCPNKSYATPGCYDVTLIIRYNTCRDTITKINVICIFPPPNFTFSANQTYNCTAPFNVNFTAVPSSGIITNYAWDFGDGSPTVNTTGPTSSHTYTTATSFTVKVTATSNQGCSVTKTLTNYIKIKDVTARFTTSIDSGCTPLSVRFTNTSIGQAPLSYYWIFGDGANDNVASPTHVFSITGNYKPILIVTNGSGCKDTFVFPRIIKVGSPIRPSFTANPLIQCIDQPVIFTNTTNVAGINPPPLFTWFFDLPKSNAAAGPPGPFTPTKTKTYSDTGCYDIRLRITSQGCIADTTLTQYVCIVLPKADFDFVANCGNALIDTFKSKSQGADLYSWDFGSGPSPFSPSDSIHIHQFSPAGTYSVLHIVKNNATGCVDSLRKTVNVGVSTIGFTADTLSGCRSLTVHFRDTSVYSNTWRWNFGDTASSTNTSSSKNPTHIFTRSGSYTVTLVINPGGDCPDTLRKVAYITVYGITVGFEAIPAFGCVPLNPTFRDTSASYMGTINSWLWTFGDPTTGSFDTSIVQNPNHTYNNLGDYTARLRATDTRGCSATVTRPVHAAKTNADFSSDTAVCPGDLVTFTNLSTNSNVSYWNFGDPSSSSNLSTDIDPTHVFTNMGIYTITLIAVNDTFGCSDTIRRNINVSQPYVNFYDTSGFAPCPPFPVRFFNTSALRPGYKFIWDFHDQPNPIDSITFDPIHVFFYPGDYDVSLTLTDSIGGCTVTRTYEDRIKIRGPIGNFTASTDSGCTPLTVCISGNLQNTFSLVVDMGNGVVLPYDNLTGHQVAPNVCYTYDSSGTFFPTYILRDSLNCTVAYPVDTITVGSFPYPNLESDTTVCEGNYVQFNLTPGDRYLWRSKPTPHYLSCIDCADPISSSPDTVTYYVTVTSGVGCVARDTITINVDPLPSLSPGIDFRICPGDTLQLNAGNGVATAVWSPPLFMEDSNKVNPKVWPSDTMQYRVTAFNKTGCSISKVVNVYPIQNVTGTVSPRDTLVCEGEAVGFRAQVLNASINDTSIVWSPSKYLNATGIFDPIMRAPAGNYTYFVSISSAGCTPYKDSVHVLISPYPDLQAGDNVTVTEGTTVNLWASSGSNVVYTWTPSIDSLSCTLCRRPSFAPRVSQYVYVDVTNKYGCVARDSVYINVVACNDSAVFVPNTFTPNSDNRNDVLYVRGVGISQLNFFRIFDRWGQLVWETSDIGQGWDGSIRGTIGNTATFVYTLQAICTNGQLIEKQGNVTLIR; from the coding sequence TTGAAAAGAATTTTAACCATCTTATTCTTTGGAGGTATTTTGTTTCAGGGCAGAGTCTTGGCACAGGTACAAGCTTTGTCTATTGCCGATTCGCTTGTAAGTTGTGGAAAGCTTACGGTAACTTTTCAGGATGTATCTACCGGCAACCCAACGTCATGTTCGTGGGATTTTGGCGATGGGACTTCTCCAATACAAAACTGTGGAACCCTGACTCATACCTATACTGCACCTGGTGTTTACAATGTTGTGCATTCAGTTTCAGACGGCACGAACACTAGTACTGAGTCTATTCTTATCCGCGTTTATCGAGGTCCGCAGGCAGAGTTTGTATCTTTCGACCTCTCGGGCTGCTCACCCCACTGCGCCACCTTCACTAACCAAACTATTGTCGGTGAAAGTGCCATAAGCCAAGTGGTTTGGGATTATCAGGATCCCTCCCCAACCACAAATTATAATGGCTCGCACTGTTATAATAATCCGGGTTCTTATAGGGTGTCTTTATTTGTTAGGGACATAAATGGTTGTGAATCCAAAATCGTTAAGGATAATTATATAGCTGTCCGGCCAAGACCTCGGGTCACTTTAACAGCCAACCCTGCTTTTTCATGTAATGCACCATGGAATGTTGTATTAACTGCCACTATTACATCTCCAACTACTCCTGATTATACGTATAAATTTTTTGTGTTGGGGACCGGCACACCGAGAGTCGTCGGGCCTACTTCGGCTACTAGTGCTACTATAAGCAATATTTACCCCAACGGTATTTATAACGCTTATGTGGAGGTAGAAGATGCCAACGGTTGCAAAGACACTTCCTTTTTTCGCATTGAAATCACCGACTTGGTGGCTGGTTTTAGACCTGCAAACGACAGTGGATGTGTGGGCGTGCCGATACAATTTTGTGATACATCAAATTTCGCCTCTAGTTGGGATTGGGATTGGGGTGATGGCTCAGCACACTCAACCGTCAAGTGTCCGAATAAAAGTTATGCTACTCCCGGGTGTTATGATGTAACGCTTATCATTCGCTATAACACTTGTAGAGATACTATTACCAAAATTAATGTTATATGCATTTTCCCTCCTCCTAATTTTACATTTAGTGCCAACCAAACATATAATTGCACCGCTCCGTTCAATGTAAACTTCACTGCCGTACCCAGCAGTGGGATTATTACGAATTACGCCTGGGATTTTGGAGATGGTTCCCCGACAGTTAACACAACCGGACCTACTTCATCTCATACCTATACTACAGCCACTAGTTTTACGGTTAAAGTTACTGCTACCAGTAATCAGGGCTGCTCGGTAACGAAAACCCTAACGAACTATATTAAGATTAAAGATGTAACCGCCCGTTTTACTACAAGTATTGATTCGGGTTGCACTCCTCTTTCCGTGCGTTTTACCAATACGAGTATTGGACAGGCTCCACTAAGTTATTACTGGATATTTGGTGACGGTGCTAACGATAATGTAGCAAGTCCCACCCATGTATTCAGTATAACAGGAAATTACAAACCGATATTGATTGTTACCAATGGCTCGGGTTGCAAGGATACTTTTGTGTTTCCAAGAATTATTAAGGTAGGGTCACCTATCAGGCCTTCGTTTACCGCCAATCCGTTGATTCAATGTATTGACCAACCGGTTATTTTCACTAATACCACCAATGTAGCAGGCATCAATCCTCCACCTCTTTTTACCTGGTTCTTTGATTTGCCAAAAAGTAATGCCGCTGCTGGGCCTCCTGGTCCATTTACACCAACCAAGACTAAAACTTATTCAGATACTGGTTGCTATGATATTAGACTTAGGATTACTAGTCAAGGCTGTATAGCAGATACCACGCTGACTCAATATGTCTGCATTGTTTTACCCAAGGCTGACTTTGACTTTGTGGCGAATTGTGGAAATGCATTAATTGATACATTTAAGAGTAAATCACAAGGAGCCGATTTATATAGTTGGGATTTCGGTAGCGGCCCTAGTCCCTTCAGCCCTTCAGATTCCATTCACATTCACCAATTTTCTCCCGCGGGGACTTATTCGGTATTGCACATCGTTAAGAATAATGCTACCGGTTGTGTTGATTCCCTCCGCAAAACGGTTAACGTAGGTGTCTCAACCATTGGCTTCACAGCAGATACTTTATCCGGCTGTCGTTCCCTCACGGTGCACTTTCGCGATACTTCGGTTTACTCTAATACCTGGCGATGGAATTTTGGCGATACCGCAAGCAGTACAAATACCTCCTCGTCAAAAAATCCTACGCATATATTCACCCGTTCGGGCAGTTATACTGTTACGCTGGTCATAAATCCAGGAGGCGATTGCCCGGATACCCTGCGCAAGGTGGCTTATATCACGGTATATGGAATTACGGTTGGCTTTGAGGCCATTCCCGCTTTCGGCTGTGTTCCGCTTAACCCGACATTCAGAGATACAAGCGCCTCCTATATGGGTACCATCAACTCCTGGTTATGGACTTTTGGCGACCCTACTACAGGTTCCTTTGATACCTCAATAGTTCAGAACCCGAACCATACTTACAATAATCTAGGCGATTACACAGCGCGCTTACGCGCTACTGATACCAGAGGATGTTCGGCAACTGTTACCCGTCCAGTCCACGCAGCAAAGACAAATGCCGATTTTTCTTCCGATACTGCTGTTTGTCCCGGCGACTTGGTGACGTTCACTAATCTATCTACTAACTCAAACGTTTCGTACTGGAACTTTGGCGATCCAAGCTCTTCGAGTAATCTCTCTACAGATATAGATCCCACCCATGTGTTCACTAACATGGGTATATACACTATAACCTTGATTGCCGTCAACGATACCTTTGGCTGCTCAGATACTATACGTCGAAATATTAATGTTTCGCAGCCTTATGTGAATTTTTACGACACCTCCGGCTTTGCCCCCTGTCCGCCGTTTCCGGTTCGGTTCTTCAATACTTCTGCCCTGCGTCCGGGTTATAAGTTTATTTGGGATTTCCATGATCAGCCGAACCCAATTGACAGCATCACCTTTGACCCTATCCATGTTTTCTTTTATCCTGGGGACTACGATGTGAGCCTTACTTTGACCGATTCAATCGGAGGTTGCACCGTTACCCGAACCTATGAAGACCGGATCAAAATCCGGGGACCGATTGGAAACTTTACTGCCAGCACCGACAGCGGCTGTACCCCGCTCACGGTATGTATCAGTGGCAATCTGCAAAATACATTCTCACTTGTTGTAGATATGGGCAACGGGGTAGTTTTACCTTATGACAATTTAACTGGACACCAAGTCGCTCCCAATGTGTGCTATACTTATGACAGTTCCGGGACTTTTTTCCCCACCTATATTCTTCGCGACAGCTTGAATTGCACAGTTGCTTACCCGGTAGATACCATCACCGTAGGCAGCTTTCCCTATCCAAATTTAGAAAGCGATACAACGGTCTGCGAGGGAAATTATGTACAGTTTAATTTAACCCCTGGTGACCGATATTTATGGAGATCGAAACCAACGCCTCATTACCTCAGTTGCATTGATTGTGCTGACCCCATTAGCTCTTCGCCCGACACCGTCACTTATTATGTGACCGTCACCTCCGGTGTCGGCTGTGTGGCTCGCGATACCATAACTATTAATGTGGATCCGCTGCCGTCCCTCTCTCCCGGTATTGACTTCCGTATTTGTCCGGGCGACACCCTGCAATTGAACGCCGGTAACGGTGTGGCTACTGCCGTTTGGAGTCCACCATTGTTCATGGAGGATTCAAACAAGGTCAATCCTAAAGTTTGGCCTTCAGATACTATGCAATACCGCGTAACGGCTTTCAACAAAACTGGATGTTCTATTTCCAAAGTTGTCAATGTTTATCCCATCCAAAACGTAACGGGTACTGTGTCGCCGCGCGACACGCTAGTCTGTGAAGGTGAAGCCGTCGGTTTCCGCGCACAGGTGCTCAATGCTTCCATCAACGATACCTCTATTGTTTGGTCACCTTCCAAATATCTCAACGCTACCGGTATTTTTGATCCTATCATGCGGGCTCCGGCGGGCAACTACACCTATTTTGTCAGCATCAGCAGTGCTGGCTGCACACCATACAAGGACAGCGTCCATGTTCTGATTTCTCCCTACCCGGATCTTCAGGCGGGCGATAACGTGACCGTCACCGAAGGGACTACTGTTAATCTCTGGGCATCCTCCGGCTCCAATGTGGTTTATACCTGGACGCCTAGCATAGATTCTCTTTCTTGCACTCTTTGTCGCAGGCCATCGTTTGCGCCTAGGGTTTCGCAGTACGTATATGTAGATGTAACTAACAAGTACGGCTGCGTCGCACGCGATTCGGTTTATATTAATGTCGTGGCTTGCAATGACAGCGCTGTATTTGTGCCCAATACCTTTACTCCAAATAGCGACAACCGCAACGACGTGCTTTACGTGCGCGGCGTCGGAATCAGTCAACTCAACTTCTTCCGCATCTTTGACCGCTGGGGACAACTCGTTTGGGAAACATCCGACATCGGACAGGGATGGGACGGCTCCATTCGTGGAACAATCGGCAACACTGCCACCTTTGTCTATACCCTTCAGGCAATATGCACCAACGGCCAGCTAATAGAGAAACAAGGAAACGTCACCCTGATTCGATAA
- the der gene encoding ribosome biogenesis GTPase Der gives MYSSNSRRPNVGKSTLFNRLVGEKKAIVDDLSGVTRDRIYGECDWNGKVFNVIDTGGFVPDSKDVFEKHIREQVLIAINEASLLLFIVDASTGITALDAEFAQILRKHQKNVMLVVNKVDNIQRRNDANEFYSLGMENIFFIASMTGSGSGELLDEVVKRIPEEPEEKADENIPKVCIIGQPNVGKSSLVNTMLGEERNIVTDIAGTTRDSVHTRFNKFGKEFILIDTAGIRSKSKVQENLEFYSVIRAIKALDESDVAIIVLDAVKGITHQDLSIYKMAVKKHRAIIVAVNKWDLMEKETNTAKNYEDTLREKLAPFNDVPILFISALEKQRVFKLIELIEKVYVNIKRKIPTSKLNEVMLKVIEQHTPPATDGRLVSIKYVTQLPTPTPSFAFFSNHPKYIREPYRNYLEKQLRKNFDFNGVPVNIFFREK, from the coding sequence ATTTACAGTAGCAATAGTAGGCGGCCAAACGTTGGCAAATCAACACTCTTTAACCGGTTAGTAGGAGAAAAGAAAGCAATCGTTGACGACTTAAGCGGTGTAACCCGTGACCGTATTTATGGAGAATGCGATTGGAACGGCAAAGTCTTCAATGTGATAGATACCGGAGGGTTTGTACCCGATTCTAAAGATGTGTTTGAAAAGCATATCCGTGAACAAGTACTTATCGCCATCAACGAAGCATCACTACTCCTGTTCATTGTAGATGCCTCCACCGGCATTACGGCGTTGGACGCTGAATTCGCACAAATTCTCCGGAAGCATCAAAAGAACGTCATGCTGGTTGTGAACAAGGTAGATAATATACAGCGTCGTAATGATGCCAATGAATTTTACAGCTTGGGAATGGAAAATATCTTCTTCATTGCTTCCATGACTGGTTCCGGCTCAGGCGAACTGCTGGATGAAGTGGTGAAAAGAATACCCGAAGAACCAGAGGAAAAGGCAGATGAAAACATTCCGAAGGTATGTATTATCGGACAACCGAACGTAGGGAAATCATCTCTGGTCAATACTATGCTGGGTGAGGAAAGAAACATTGTTACCGATATAGCAGGAACCACCCGCGACTCGGTCCACACACGCTTCAACAAATTTGGCAAAGAGTTTATCTTGATTGATACCGCGGGAATACGCAGTAAATCAAAAGTGCAAGAGAATCTGGAGTTTTACTCTGTTATCCGGGCAATCAAGGCCCTGGATGAATCAGACGTAGCCATCATTGTTCTGGATGCCGTGAAAGGAATCACTCATCAGGATTTGAGTATCTATAAGATGGCAGTTAAAAAACATCGGGCTATTATAGTGGCGGTTAATAAGTGGGATTTGATGGAAAAAGAGACCAATACCGCCAAGAATTATGAAGATACTCTCCGTGAAAAACTAGCTCCGTTCAACGATGTGCCTATCCTATTCATTTCGGCTTTAGAAAAACAAAGAGTCTTTAAATTAATTGAGCTCATCGAAAAAGTCTATGTCAATATCAAAAGAAAAATACCGACTTCAAAATTGAACGAAGTGATGCTTAAAGTAATTGAGCAGCACACTCCCCCTGCCACGGACGGCAGGCTTGTTTCTATAAAATATGTCACCCAGTTACCCACACCCACTCCGTCATTTGCCTTTTTCAGTAACCATCCCAAATATATCCGGGAGCCATACCGCAACTATCTGGAGAAACAACTGCGCAAAAACTTCGATTTCAACGGGGTGCCTGTTAATATCTTCTTTAGGGAGAAATAA
- a CDS encoding S41 family peptidase: protein MKSEEENPIHYYNPNGRMRTSPYRPLIYALILSVGVLIGFVINNATSGKREIFSRGYDKIDDIINYINIKYVDTVNREQLVDKTIDKMLSNLDPHSVYITAKSVDEMNEPLEGNFEGIGIEFFIVQDTITVVSAISGGPSESIGLKAGDRILKINDSIVAGIKISETGVKQRLRGHKGTTVKVTVLRSGMKNLLNYEIVRDKIPLYSIDASYMINKQTGYIRIGSFSATTHEEFMERVEKMKAEGMKKMIIDLRGNPGGYLQAATAIADELISGDKLLVYTEGKAYERQEYHANKIGIFEEGALSILIDQGSASASEILSGAVQDWDRGTIIGRTSFGKGLVQEQYALKDGSALRLTVARYYTPSGRSIQRSYANGNEQYYNEIYERYMRGEFVHEDTVKIQDTVVYRTGKGRRVFGGGGIRPDVFVPVDTSADNEYYYMVRSFVPEFVYKYTSENSGLLDKFKSPADFQKDFQVNEELLNAFYRHAAANGLKEDSKKIKLIDDKIKKILKAFLAKQAWRMDGYYYIMNEDDKVISKAIEVMQ, encoded by the coding sequence ATGAAAAGCGAAGAAGAGAACCCGATACACTATTATAATCCGAATGGCAGAATGAGAACCAGCCCTTACCGTCCACTGATATATGCACTAATTTTATCAGTAGGTGTCTTGATAGGTTTTGTGATTAACAACGCTACCAGCGGAAAAAGAGAAATCTTTTCGCGCGGCTATGATAAGATAGATGATATCATCAACTATATCAACATAAAGTATGTAGACACCGTGAACCGGGAGCAATTGGTGGACAAGACCATAGATAAAATGCTATCTAATCTCGATCCTCACTCTGTATATATCACAGCGAAAAGTGTGGATGAAATGAATGAACCGCTGGAAGGGAATTTTGAAGGGATAGGTATTGAATTCTTTATTGTTCAGGATACGATTACGGTAGTATCCGCTATCTCCGGCGGCCCGTCTGAATCTATCGGATTGAAAGCCGGTGACCGGATTTTGAAGATTAATGACAGTATTGTAGCGGGTATTAAAATCAGTGAGACGGGTGTGAAACAGCGCCTGCGAGGACACAAAGGAACTACGGTAAAGGTGACAGTATTACGCAGCGGCATGAAGAACCTGTTAAACTATGAGATTGTGCGCGACAAAATTCCGCTCTATAGCATAGATGCTTCGTACATGATCAACAAACAAACGGGTTATATCCGCATTGGTAGTTTCAGTGCTACCACTCATGAAGAATTTATGGAGCGAGTAGAAAAGATGAAAGCAGAGGGTATGAAGAAAATGATCATAGACCTTCGTGGAAATCCAGGCGGCTATTTGCAGGCCGCTACCGCTATCGCGGATGAATTGATTAGTGGAGATAAGCTATTGGTCTATACCGAAGGAAAGGCTTATGAAAGACAGGAATATCACGCGAATAAAATCGGAATATTTGAAGAGGGCGCGTTGAGCATTTTGATTGACCAAGGTTCCGCTTCGGCCAGTGAGATTCTTTCAGGGGCCGTACAGGACTGGGATCGAGGAACCATCATCGGCAGAACGTCTTTTGGAAAGGGATTGGTGCAGGAACAATATGCCTTGAAAGACGGTTCGGCGCTTCGTTTAACGGTGGCGAGATATTATACGCCATCGGGTAGAAGTATTCAGCGTTCTTATGCCAATGGCAATGAGCAGTACTACAATGAAATTTACGAACGTTATATGCGCGGTGAATTTGTGCATGAGGATACGGTGAAAATTCAGGATACAGTAGTGTACCGAACCGGAAAGGGGAGAAGGGTATTTGGCGGCGGCGGCATACGTCCTGATGTTTTTGTTCCGGTAGATACGTCGGCAGACAATGAGTATTATTATATGGTTCGGTCTTTTGTCCCTGAATTCGTTTATAAATATACGTCTGAGAATTCAGGCCTTTTGGACAAATTCAAATCACCGGCTGATTTCCAGAAGGACTTTCAGGTGAATGAGGAATTGCTGAACGCTTTTTACCGACATGCTGCTGCCAACGGTTTAAAGGAGGACAGTAAAAAAATAAAGCTGATTGATGATAAGATCAAGAAAATATTGAAGGCCTTTTTGGCAAAGCAGGCTTGGAGAATGGATGGATACTATTATATAATGAATGAGGATGATAAAGTAATCAGCAAGGCTATTGAGGTGATGCAGTAA